TTTCATTCCTTAAGTGCCTGTAGCACAATTCTCAAGTGTTGTCCATGCTCAGCCTCACTCCGAGAGtagaccaaaatatcatcaatgaacacaatcacaaaatgGTCTAAGTATGGCTTGAACACCCTGTTCATGAGGTCCATAAATGCTCATGGGGGCATTAGTCAACCCTAATGACATCACCAAAAATTTGAAGTGCCCATATCTTGTCCGAAAAGCTGTCTTGGAGATGTCCTCAATCTTGATTCTCAGCTGATGATAACCTGATCTCAAGTTGATTTTGGAAAAATGAGTAGCACCCTGCAGCTGattaaacaaatcatcaatacaaggcaatggatacttattcttgatAGTCGCCTTGTTCAGTTGcctgtagtcaatgcacattctcatcgtgccatctttcttcttcacaaataacacaggtgCACCCCAAGGCGATACACTAGGCCTAATGAACCCCTTATCAAGTAGCTCTTGGAGTTGAGCCTTCAGTTCTCTCAACTCAGCTGGAGCCATACGATATGGTGAaatagagataggctgagtCCCTGGAACTAAATCAATGCTAAACTCGATTTCTCTCATCGGAGGTAGGCCGGGTAAATCTTCAGGAAAAACATTCGCAAATTCGCGAACAACAGGAACACTATCAATAGTAATATTCTCCGCTCGAGTATCATGAACGGTGGCAATAAAACCCAAACACCCATGATTAATCATTCGGCGTGCCTTTACATaagatattatttttccttGAGTCACAGGAGTCATGCCTTTCCACACTAAAGGTTCTCCAGGAAAATTAAAACGTATAAGCTTAGCATAGCAATCAACCGATGCATAACATgatgccaaccaatccatgcccataatcacatcgaaagcGGACATCGGTAACACACATATATCAACTACGGTGTCCCTGCCCTGAACAGATATCACACAGTCTCTATAAACTCTATCCACTAATATACTCTCCCTCACTGGAGTTTCTACCATATATGGCACATTAATAGACTCAACTCCCCGTTCTAAGAATATAGCAAAAGAAGGAGATACATACGAATACGTAGAATCGAGATCAATAAGAGCATATGCACCATGAGAACTAATAGTAATAATACCTGTGACTACTGCATTAGATGCCTCGACATCCTGTCTGGTCATAGCAAAGAATCTCGGCGGTCCACCCCCTCCCTGAGCAACCTGTGCACCCTGTCGTCCCTGTCCACGAGCACCCTGTGGAGCGGTCCTAGCTGGCTGAATCTGACCCTGTGTAGCTGTAGTAGTTCCCTGCGGCTGTGTAGTAGCTCGACTAGCACCAGAATTTCCTTTAGGACAGTATTTAGCAATATGCCCCTTTTcaccacaagtaaaacaagcccCATCTACCCCAAAGCAACGACCACTGTGATTTCTACCACGCTTAGAACACCCTCGGATGATAACCTCGACCGATATGAGCTATTACCCTTCCTCTCGCATCCGCTCGCTGGCCCTGTCTAGCTGAATAACCACTAGGAGACTGCACCACTGATTCTGACTGAGTAGGTCTGGACTGCCCACGATAAAAACCACTCTTGCCCCCAGATGGAGCACCACTAAACCCACCTGTGTTACGTGGCTTTTTGCTCTCACGCTCAACTTTGTCCATTTCTAGATAGGACTCGTAACGGAGAGCAGTGTCAACTACATCTGAATAGGTACCATATCGCACATCTCGTACCACAGGACCACGATAGCGATGCTCAAGTCCATCCACAAATCGTCTCACCTTCTCTCTCGGATCCTCTACCAAATAAGGTACATACCTGGATAAATCGTAAACTTGGCCTCATATTCGTAACGGCCATATTTCCCGCCGCATTATGAACCGATGTCTCATGTCATCTTGCTTGCTTAATGGAATAAACCCGTCCttaaacaagtgctaaaaaTTTTGACCAAGTAATAGGTGGTAACCCCCGCTTGTCTACCTCTCGAATCGAAATCCACCAAGACTTTGGCGGACTCTGAGAATAAGAAAGTGGCAAATTCCACACCACGAGTCTCCTTCAGCCCCAACGTAGTCAATATCTTTTCACAACGATCAATGAACTTCTGAGGTTCAatagaagttggtgaagcatCAAACTCTGGTGGCTTAAGATCCATGAAATTCTTAAACTCCTTGGATTGCCCTGCAGACTGGAAAACCTGTTGAAGGGCCAACTGAAGTGTCTGATTAGCTACAACATTCAACTGAACTTGAGCTTGTGCTTATGAAGTAGCCTGAGGACTTGGAATTCCACCATGATTAGGCGCCAATGCCTCCAACACATTCAATAATCTGGTCACCACATCTGCGGGCATAGCAATAGTAGGGGCAGCAGCTGGTGCCGGTGGAGTGTTCTGAACCACTTGTTCCTGCACTTGCTCTGACGCAACTCGGGGTTGACCCCCATTCACAACTTCAGGCTGAGGAGTGGCCTGAGTCCTAGTCTGAGCTCTAGTCTGATGAGCACTAGCTTGTCTACCACCGCGGGTAGCACTCTGTCCAGCACCACGTTTAGCAGATGAAGATGCGTGTTTCTTAGCCATCTGcgaaataattatatcaaggTTAGACTTGATTCAACTCACGCACGAACGaggaatgaaagaagggaaaacTTCCTAGATGTTCAGTAGCCTCAAGGTCATAAGTATGGGCGTCTACATACCCatgaacaagactctactaaacactGCTCCATGACCCGGGACTTAAagcctaggctctgataccaactttgtctcATCCCAAAATACCACCTAGACATGATTGGAACCCAGCAAACACCACCCGCCAGGCGAACCATATATCATACTCTTAATCATTTACAAagcactaaaagaaaataagtgcaggtccaacaacgttattaatgataaaaatgcgaaatagtcgccaaccaaatccataatcattttatGAAAACCAACCAACGCTAAGATAAAAAGAATCTCTAGCCCACATCCCATTCCAAAACCATAGAGCATTTAACAGAGTTACAAGAGTTTGAGTGTCGGGCAtgtaaacccaaaataaaagaaataactagaAATAAACTAGATAAAGCTGAAATGGCTGCCTCCACGAACAATGCAGTGGCTCACCTCAGCAACAGAATCCACTCACGAAGTCTTCAATTACCAGCCTCGTTCTCAACGACAGTATCTGCATGGACATGCAGGTAAGGAGtgagttatacataaatataacctAGTAAGATCCTCGACCCGCCACTTCAAATACCCCCCGGGAACAAGTtgttagaaaatacaaacacacaacaagcacaaaaatattatgcacatgaatatatcattatataatagCAACCAAGGTCCAAACCACTGtttatcaaatatattatatatctcaacacAATTTACACTACGAACCGTCATAAGTGGCAGTTAAAGAATTAGTCAACACTATGAATCCACTCGCAACATATACAATGTGCCAAATATGTcaggaagcatacacaatgctaagggaagcatacacaatgcctcaatatcatcaagaagcatacacaatgctaagggaagcatacacaatgccccaatgtaatcaagaagcatacacaatgctaagggaagcatacacaatgccctaATATCATGGCTCACAgctatatcacatcataaaacaatttataaatagagttttggattatttgaaaataaagtatatgcgGTTGGCCTTAAGGACCACCGATTCTGCCAAGCACACGCTCACCCCAACACATGGACCAGGCAgagaaaacatatttttaaaacggattttgaaaagcaagtacccaaagcttaaagtctcacttacctcaaattcacaattcaagcacACTTCCTAATAAATCAAAACTACGTTCTCAAGTCTCCGTATTGCCTCAAACTACACAAAAATGGATTTAGAATGGTCAAAACCCTTAGGGTAAaccacttctatatttttagaggcttaaactgttaaagtcaaattttaaaggacGAAAACGCCCTCTGGTCAATGTGTTCAAAACCCGACAAGACTTATGTTTTTGGAAAGGCCTTAACGAGAGGATTCCAACGATatatagaagtctaaaatcCGACGCTATTTGccctttcaaatcaatgattttggttgaagaaccctagagctaaactttctcaattcctcAAAATATCCCCATGTTTTCATCATAAAAATTCACCCCtaattatgtaataaacttaaataaaagacTAGAGTAATTACCTTGATGATTTGGAGtgaaagttcttatttttctcctctcttttcttctctttttctccctctcttttctttcttttactgGTTTTTCCCCTTCTCTGttttctggttttttttttttttcacttcagtttctttttcctctttcacGTCTTATGctgaatcctttatatttgtttttttttccttttcctttttgggcttggcccactaaattacttcttttctattttttttttcttttgatttccttcttttatttaaattaccaactaagcctaaaaaaaaaaaatatatgggtTATTACAAACATGCCAACTATATCTGGAAACGTAAGATTTTAAAATCAATGATAAGTACCAATTAAATATGTacgaaaataatttataaaattcaCAGAGAGTTCCGATTGTGTCCTCCATAAATTTTTGTATCTTCCAGGGATAAAAGAATTGTTTGACATTTTATTTGGTAGGAATGTCTTTGTCGAATTCTTTCACAGTGGTATTGTTAGCAAAAACATTTTAACATCCGTTTGTAAATTGAAGTGTAAGTTGGGGAGGCTGGAAGCGTAGGTGCTTTAGGTGTGTGTTGACCATGCTCTCTCGCTTCGTGTGATGTCGTATGTATGATAGAAATAGTGTGGTTATTGACCTCAATGCTAATGGTGATCCTCAAGGTTCAATGTATGAATGTAGCTATGATCGTACTTGGAGATGATGATCTTCCTCTGATGTCTCCAAGCCGGTCATAATAGAATAGATAGGGGGAAGTGTGGATCTTTACACCACTTTCTTTCTATACTATAACACAGGGTCTACGTTAAACAGATCGGGCTGACGGAGTACTTCAGAGCTGGAGTGATGAGTCGCAAAAGCACTTGTAAGGAACTGTTAAAAAAAGGCCAGAGGACGGACTTGGGATTGACACAATTTAAGGAGCcattaataatataatagttTTAATTATTTGGTTCGAAGATGTCCTCTCACTTTACGACATCAGTATTGAAATAGCTTGAATCTTTATCCCTATTTAAAAATTAAGTCAGCAGTTAATGTCATAAATAAAGGCAATATAAATAAGTAAAGaatataatacaatacaaaTTTAAAATGATATTACCTCAATTGCTAACATTATACACATCTTGCTTTAACATTGTACACtatgtaataaatttttttaaaaaaaaaaaacttattttatagTTTTGAAAAGACCTTCATGCCATAAAATTTTATATGGTCTTAAGGACCTTCTAGGACTCACTAAGACTTTTATCACCCAAGTTAATAAATATTTGTGAAGCTTGGTAAAAAGTAAATACATTATTTTGCTAATTCTACTTCAGTTGCCAATTTTTTGAATCTAAGACGGTTAGATGGACAATAATGTAAAATGATTTTCAATTATGTTAATGTTATCATTTGAAATAGGCAATAATATGAAATAACTTTCATAATGTAGACATCTCTACTGACAATTGACTTTTTCTTGGTTAATATTTATGTTAAAATCTAATTCTAGGTTAATATGTACAATTTTTCGTTGTTGTTTGTGCAAATTCTGTCAAGATAGAATTATAGGAATTTGAGAACCAAGCAAATTCAAAGCAGCAAACACAAGAATCGACAAGTGTAGAAACGGTGATCATTACCTCATAGGAAGAAGCAGAATGAGGAGAATGCTTATAGTGGGAATGCTTATAGTGGGACCTTTAAAGGAAACATCACTTTTACGAGTTTTAGTTACCTATTTGATTTTAAAGTATATATAATAAAACATTGTGTATTTCTAGCTCTTATTTCAttctaattcaattttaaaCTATTAGGCATCAAAACGGTGCAACTCTTCAGCCCCTTTTCAAAAGTTGCCTCAAtttatagttttaaaaaaaaataataggatATCTAGATAAATAAAAAGGGTATTTTGGTAATTTAGATTTTAAGTGTTggattttctctttttaataacCATTATTAAGCAAAATTGAGTAAATTAAAAGTTGAAAAACTTGAAATAATGGAAGAATCAAGGATCAGCGATAACTTATATCACCTGTCATTGTAACTCTAAGCTAGTACCGGATTATGTGGGTACAGAGGCTCCTTTATTCGGAGTGCTTTATCATACGTGATCTTTCGGTGCGTATCCGAATTTAATCGGACTCCAATATGAATACCGAAAACCGAGtgaaaaccaaaagaaaaaaatctaaacCAGTACAAAGGATATGATACTAACTTCTGATATATATAGCACTCACTGTATATAAAGAAATGGTCAGAGGAAAGAAAATTTACTTATATGAAATCTCAACTTTTTTTAAACAACAGACGTTATCCTCAACACCGAGGAAACGTAGCCATAAATGTAAAATAATGAAATGAGAACCCATAGGTGCAAAGATACgattttcataaataaatagtcatagtAACTAATATGAATAGGCACAAAACATTTtagaagaaagtttgggtgaAGCTCTAGCTGGTATTCTTGTTAACTTTGATGCTGAGGGTATGGAAGGTTATGTGGAGACAGTAAATTCACTTGTTGGGTTGGGGTCATATTCCCACCACCCAAAGAATTTTAATCTTGATCGGAAAATAGAACAACCCCTAAAAGCCTTCGGGGTCATTGAGCCACCTAAATTGGAGCTTAAACAGCTCTCATCACATCGAAGTATGAGTTCCGGTGGGGCAACCCTTTCCGTTTATTCTTTCAGTCTACTGACTGAGGAGCGGTTTTACACTTTTAGGTGTTGAGAGAGTTTTGGGGgtgctattggttggaccataTCAGACATTCGAGGGATTCCTCCCGGGGTNNNNNNNNNNNNNNNNNNNNNNNNNNNNNNNNNNNNNNNNNNNNNNNNNNNNNNNNNNNNNNNNNNNNNNNNNNNNNNNNNNNNNNNNNNNNNNNNNNNNatcctaggtaatcataactcaatcattaattgttgatttaactcaagaattgtCCCAAAtctaatttcaagtaaaaacccccaaattgggtatgaaccctaattctccaaatccgaaattcaacgttaaaagtggaagatatgggcttactaagcttagattcatcacattttaacactaacatcatcaatttatcaagtataatctTAGGGAAaagtctcccaaaaccctccttcaaattccatttctaagggattgaaaagggaaggggaaaatctaagatgattgtgattaaagagGAGTAAAAGATTAGATAAAGTTTTGCCTCCAAGAATTCTTTCAATTTGTCTCTAAGAACAGCTTTCCCAAactccaatatcgagatataAAACAATGAGGATCTAAGACTCATTTAATGGatttaactgcccgtcacccgctacAGCGGTAACGCGGACCGCCTGGCCACACGGCCGACTTTAACGGTCAAGCCTAAATGGCTCGTACCGCTTCAGCGGCAGGTACACCGCCCCAGCAGTGCGGCCGTTGGCGGCACCGGACACCAGAAACATAGCCCAATATTTTCCTTCGATCCGATTTTTTTACTAACTTTCGAGACCATCTGCTCTCATACCAGATGCCTAGTcccacataaaaacgcgctacgaacacACCTGTGGCCTTGGAATTTCCAACTGACATtttgttgaccgagtcaaccaccgatgtcttaattccaatttcccatccaacgtcccgaaatgcatccgaatgcgttgggaatcgaaaaaaatatacatacagtttctaaacgaccatccggacctctcgaaatctaCAGAATTTCGAAGaaggtccatttacccaaaagtcaacctcaGGTCAACCCTTTTTCACTTAAAGTCTATATTTTTcccaaagttgcccgaatctagtctagacacctcgggaagcgtgtcaacggtcccctcgggtcaaaagtgagacAATTAATGCTCGAGAACgggcgaaagtgccaaaagaactataacgaccaaacgggtcattacattatAGTCATAACTTCtcctcaacaaaatggtgttGTTAAATGGAAAAATAGAATGCTGCAAGATATGATAAGAACCATGATTGCCGAACATGATTTACCACATTACTTGTAGTCGGAAGCTGTTATTACAGTTTGTAATGTTCTTAACAGATGCTTAATCAGGCCAATCTTGAAGAAAACTCCCTACGAGTTATGGAATGGGAAGAAACCAAACATTATTTGCATTCATCCATTTACATGTAAGTGTTTTGTTCACAACAGCGATAAGGATAATATTCGTAAATTTGACCATGAAGCGATGAAGGTATATTTCTTGGCTAGTCAAACAATAGTGGATCTTACAGAGTCTTTAATAAACACACTTTATCAATTGAATAATCTATTCATGTAATATTTGATGATACTAATAACTTGGTTGAGAAAAGTAACATTGCAGAGGAGGAAGAAAAGACAACTGCTATAGTTGCTTCTTCCATTGAAAAACATGATGAGGCAAAGTCAACTATTGCCCCAGAAAAATCGGCTGGTCTCATTGTTGACGCAATTCCAAATGAATGGAGAAGTGAACTTGATTATCCTAAGAAGTTTGTCATTAGATAACGGACTGAGAACAAGAGCCTCCGGTAAGAATAATGCAAATGTCTCCCTCATTTCTCAACTAGAACCCAAGAAGGTGGATGATCCTCTTAAAGTTGACCACTGGGTCAAAGCAATGCAAGAAGAATTAGAttaatttgtgaaaaaaaaaaaaggtatggaAACTGGTCCCTATTCTGAAAATGTCTCAACCGTTGGTACAAAGTGGGTGTTTagaaataaactaaataaaGCTGGAGAAGTGGTAAGAAACAAAGCTCAACAGGTTGCTAAAAGTTACTCACAACAAGAAGGAGTCGACTATGATGAAACCTTTGCTCCTGAAGCACGGTTAGTATCAATTCTCATGTTACTTATCTATGTATCTTTTAAAAGATTTAAACTttttcaaatggatgttaaaagTTCTTTTCTAAATGGTTTTAATAAAGAAGAAGTTTATGTTAAATAACCGCTAGGTTTCCAAAATTCTAAACAACCATATCATgttttcaaacaaacaaaagcTCTATATTGTCTTAAACAAGCTCCAAGAGCCTGGTATGATAGCTTGAGTACATTTTTAGTTGATCATGGTTTCTCTAGAGGAAAAATTGACATGACTCTTTCATTAAAAGGCCATCCTCAAGAAATCTCATCATTcaaatttatgttgatgatattatatttGGAAGTTCTAATCCGTCTTTGTGCAAAGAATTTTCTGATCTTATGCAAAGTGAATTCAAATCGAGTATCATGGGAGAGTTAACCTTTTTGTTAGGGCTACAAATTGTTCAATCTGCAAAAGGGATATTCATATGCCAAACCCAGTATATAAAGGAACTTATTCAAAAGTTTGGAATGATGGAGGCTAAGGCATTGGGAACCCCAATGAGCCCCACCTGTACACTTGATAAAGATGGTGAAGGTAAACCTGTCGATGATACTAAGTATTGAGGTATGATTGGTCACTACTATACCTAACTACTAGTCGACCAGATATCATGTTTAGTGTTATAGGCGTGCTAGATTTCAGGCAGCTCCAAAAGAATCTCATTTTACAACTGTTCAAAGAATCATTTGATATCTTATTGGTACTTCAAATTATGGTTTATGGTATCCAAGTACTGACACATTTAAACTTGAAGGATTTTCAGATGCTGATTTTGCAGATGATAAAAATGATCGAAAAGTActagtgtcacgaccctaattaccgatcgtgcgggcacctaacttattatcactagtaggcgaatccttacccgttaacccattagCCATTAGCCACtcttaacttctttaatcatttatactaaaATAATCAATGAACAAGtaaatgaataaatagtctgaccaagtcataaataataattaatataagtgcgaaagtcttaactattacacccccgaaatctgaaagtcatcgtacaaggactctaaccaacaatgtctaaagaataaAGTATATcttaaatataataacaaataatttttggaatgaaagtagacatctaaaaagagagatcttcaggtggcgtGGCATGGCATGgctagaagctcaccctcggatctaatcgagcaaactagcttcaagctagagatgtagtctggatgaaatctctggaacacaatctgcgctaaaaaagggtgtagcaagatagtatcagtacaaacactatgtactggtaagcatcataggccgactaagattagttcacgcatataagtataaaatcaatagaataaacagaTAGACACTTAATACTCAAGTCCAAGTCATAGAACATTTCATAACAGagtcacagcctaagatgaagcttctaaaccaccagtccgtcaagtctcaataatctcacctgataatcacaagtccaagttccgacCCTAGGTAGAATCACTAACCCACAATTTCactcagtcaatgatcatatctATATCATAATAGCCATtcaacaaaccataccaaaATTAGAACTAAACGAGCATATGATAATGCAGAATTAAATGTagtgatatgcaatgcaaaatatgatgatgtgcatgCAATGCACTAGCCAAATACAcactatacacacatgctcaCTGGTGTCATTGTCCGTGTCATGACTGCGcaggacccatggtgtccatgtaccactcgttccggatactcatcggacccgagccataaatcctccacTCCggaagaacctcggacgcggacCCACATCATGTACCATTCGTTACCGGAACGAACCTCTGACCAccagcccataatctaggtcacatcttTACCCCcagtcaaatgtgccttttcatatagatatatctatatattgtCACATAACTTTTAATGAGCGATTGCCAAGTACCATgaatcaaatagtatcacaagtttaACAAGAAGATtgtattaacttcttcactaatttcacatcacaatgtatatctcaacgtattccagttcattagtatgtattgACTATGAataattagcaatatcaatgtcaaacacaaggcatcatgccacaagtctttcatgaatcatttctgaaccatttccatcatgtatgagtgtatgaatgcatgaatgagtgtacatggtaaatcaatgcaaataAACTAACGATGAAGGaacaagtcacaaagccacaagtcatatcaagaattagatcaactcaaccatgaaatgaatcatacaacccgtctcaaccaacataagagtatatgtccctctttacttccatgTATAGCAAGTACTTCTCACAACTAaatcttgtatcaccaagatgctccatttttctagatattatcatcaatagtaaatcatacattaagtgttcatctacgtactatcataaatatataaatcacaattcaggtctaaactcagtatccttcctttctccgatgatatatgtcacaataagagagaattgagtacaacacgacaatttaggtaataagtctaatcacaacaACAGGACAACGAGACACTATCAataacaatcaacctaatagaaatccatcctgaatcgccacagtatgaatacaactacacctcatatttcagtacataaagtaatggcgacgagcccacaaaatcagaagttataccaacctagctaatatccaaccaaaacaccctGTCTGAAGacttaatcatgctttctcccatcaattctacacaatacatacgtttcgctaataaaagtctaactaaagtaagccgcaACCTACCAGGAATGCTGAGCAACAGTCTCGAATCGccaaaccttagccttgccctACTCTTTGGACAACCTCAAAATGATTAATGTCtaaaaaatttgaattctatgtcagaatacgaatctaaggatacccatattgctatagttttatccaaaacccaaaaatgaacccaaaatagccaaacccgagccacaagggcaaaactgtaATTCTATTAAAAATTCAGATATAATATAGTCAAAATAACTCTACGAGTGTAAACgagtccaatgatacccatattgctatacttttagaaaaatgTCCAAAATACCCCTACGATGTGAATCCGGATTCATGAGGGTAAAACAGGAAATTTAGTGCATAATTATGTTACCCATCATCtatttaaccttcaatcttaatttcatggaattctattcatcacaagatattcaaattcatcttttctattctTAGCCCTAGGGTTCGTAACCCATTAGTTCTTCACAATTAGTGTGcaggatgactatgagatgatgataatcgacaaacaaataatgaatactAGATTAGAATCTTACCCTAAATTTCTTGTGAAtgtttcatcaattcttgggttcTAATCTTGcacccaccattaatggagcttaAGCTTGTCATGGGATTTGAGGAAGGAAAGATAATGAATCACGTAAGGGTTTGCACTTACCTTTAAGGTGGAACTCCACCCTAGGAAAGTAGCCCCTTATGTTCTACGGAAGTGTTTTTGGGTTTATGAGGggaaagacttgaaaaaaaaaactaaaaaacgGACATTCTGCCCAGTTTTTTCGCTACGGTGGGTGCACCCTTCGCTATAGCGGGTGCCCAAAATTCTGAAACgttcaaaacttcattttagcgcccgaaactcatccggaacctcccgaacacaaaccatatatgcgTTTTGATTGTAAACCACGTTATGGATTCAGCCGTGACCTTATAATTCCCAAAAGATTTCATTTTAACCcggtgttgaccaagtcaaccccaacACTATGAAATTAAGCCTTCACTCGAGAATCAAAACATCCCCGGACACCTTGGGACCCAAACCAATGGCTTCACTAAGTCATAGATTGTACTAATGagaaagggtcaacaaggttaaataggtcaaaacactataacgaccatgttatagcccgtatactgtacgtttggaaatttcgaggtcgtcgtggaaagttaagggcgagaccattttcaaaaattattttaatggacgagttgttataaatattatttatgactattattagtatggaaatattgggaaaggttaagggcaaaaaggaaatttGCAAATGGCATCATGGTAATTTTGCGGAAAGGCTaaaggtaaaatgggaatttatgatgttctagaaaaattcatggaatggccatgttggccgaaaatgtagcatatgtaggtgtatgctcacatttttttttatgagggctaaagtgtacataggaagacaattaagtcttctttgttatttcaaaaaatttctagaaaaatgaaatgaaaaggatgacaaaaaaataagtcatctttgccatggaaaataagaaaattctagaaataaagaaaggagaaagaaaagaaaaatctagagagagggcatgtgcccctcacgtatatacaatatgtatatatataagaaaggggtggtcatattttaacaagg
This portion of the Lycium ferocissimum isolate CSIRO_LF1 chromosome 1, AGI_CSIRO_Lferr_CH_V1, whole genome shotgun sequence genome encodes:
- the LOC132053936 gene encoding uncharacterized protein LOC132053936 → MAKKHASSSAKRGAGQSATRGGRQASAHQTRAQTRTQATPQPEVVNGGQPRVASEQVQEQVVQNTPPAPAAAPTIAMPADVVTRLLNVLEALAPNHGGIPSPQATS